The following are encoded together in the Anopheles nili chromosome 3, idAnoNiliSN_F5_01, whole genome shotgun sequence genome:
- the LOC128727348 gene encoding uncharacterized protein LOC128727348 → MYNSGSTMLKYLTLASVIATALCASAGVRGAARSEQSGGELSVLQKVYDDCQDKQDFTGCLKGKALTAMSRAIDMESIPLLDGIALVKQEKAENVTVPLLNDARSMSGLSAIDRSLLDKVEQFLRTHVVRFDMRQPEGARGNNKNKHHRYLIAAFLTAMGIAGPIGLKALAAIAGKALVISKVALTIAGILALKKIFAHDHHEETSFQVHASGHDNRRTAYVMRPSKVASQASVDPYRYYYEQQQQPQQAYAAQM, encoded by the exons ATGTACAACAGCGGTAGCACGATGCTGAAATATCTGACGCTTGCCTCGGTCATCGCCACGGCCCTCTGTGCCAGCGCCGGCGTTCGCGGTGCGGCCCGGTCCGAGCAGAGCGGGGGCGAGCTGAGCGTGCTGCAGAAGGTGTACGATGATTGCCAGGATAAGCAGGATTTCACCGGTTGCCTCAAGGGCAAGGCCTTGACCGCCATGTCCCGTGCTATTGATATG GAGTCCATCCCACTACTCGACGGAATCGCCCTGGTGAAGCAAGAGAAGGCCGAAAACGTGACCGTCCCGCTGCTGAACGACGCCCGCTCGATGAGCGGCCTCAGCGCCATCGACCGCTCGCTCCTGGACAAGGTGGAGCAGTTCCTGCGCACCCACGTCGTGCGTTTCGACATGCGCCAGCCCGAGGGAGCCCGCGgaaacaacaagaacaagCACCACCGCTACCTGATCGCTGCCTTCCTGACCGCCATGGGCATCGCCGGTCCGATCGGTCTGAAGGCGCTCGCTGCCATCGCCGGTAAGGCGCTCGTCATCTCGAAGGTGGCCCTCACCATCGCCGGTATCCTGGCGCTGAAGAAAATCTTCGCCCACGACCACCACGAGGAGACGAGCTTCCAGGTTCACGCCTCCGGACACGACAACCG GCGAACTGCCTACGTGATGCGCCCCTCGAAGGTCGCCTCCCAGGCTAGCGTCGATCCTTACCGGTACTActacgagcagcagcagcagccccagCAGGCCTACGCCGCCCAGATGTAA